A stretch of Paenibacillus mucilaginosus 3016 DNA encodes these proteins:
- a CDS encoding YitT family protein: MEAQLPAVKQHTRTPLAKVLRRAVLIFFGAALVSVGLEIFLVPNNIIDGGIVGISIITAHLSALPIGLFLLLYNLPFLLLGYKQIGKTFALSTLYAVLLMSLGTWLLHPVKALTVDPLLAAVFGGIILGIGVGMVIRSGGSLDGTEILAILFSKKTPFSVGEIVMFFNLFILSSAGFVFGWDRAMYSLIAYYIAFKMIDITIEGFDESKSVWVISENSREIGEAIMQRLGRGVTYLNGEGGFSGDSRRVIFCVINRLEEAKLKSIVEEHDRTAFLAVGNIHDVKGGRFKKKNIH, from the coding sequence ATGGAGGCACAGCTGCCCGCGGTCAAACAGCATACGAGAACCCCGCTGGCCAAAGTGCTGCGGCGGGCGGTTCTCATCTTTTTCGGGGCGGCGCTCGTCTCGGTGGGTCTGGAGATCTTCCTTGTGCCCAACAATATTATCGACGGAGGCATCGTCGGGATCTCGATCATAACGGCGCATCTGTCCGCGCTGCCGATCGGCCTGTTCCTGCTGCTCTATAACCTGCCGTTTCTCCTGCTCGGCTACAAGCAGATCGGCAAGACCTTCGCCCTGTCCACCCTCTATGCCGTCCTGCTCATGTCGCTCGGGACCTGGCTGCTGCATCCGGTCAAGGCGCTGACGGTCGATCCGCTGCTGGCGGCGGTATTCGGCGGGATCATTCTCGGCATCGGCGTCGGGATGGTCATTCGCTCCGGAGGCTCGCTGGACGGAACGGAGATTCTGGCGATTCTTTTCAGCAAAAAAACGCCGTTCTCCGTTGGCGAAATCGTCATGTTCTTCAACCTGTTCATCCTGAGCAGTGCAGGATTCGTCTTCGGCTGGGACCGTGCGATGTACTCGCTGATCGCATACTATATCGCTTTCAAGATGATCGACATCACGATCGAAGGATTCGACGAATCGAAGTCCGTGTGGGTCATCAGCGAGAACAGCCGCGAGATCGGCGAGGCGATCATGCAGCGCCTCGGGCGAGGCGTGACATACCTGAACGGCGAAGGGGGCTTCAGCGGCGACAGCCGGCGCGTGATCTTCTGCGTGATCAACCGGCTGGAGGAAGCGAAGCTGAAGTCGATTGTGGAAGAGCATGACCGTACCGCCTTCCTCGCGGTAGGCAACATTCACGATGTGAAGGGCGGAAGGTTCAAGAAAAAGAATATTCACTGA
- a CDS encoding spore coat associated protein CotJA: MDQVKVWYPYVGPCDPCPPIKVKTYVTPPNLYIRYQPPGLPQFSPQEALCRGTLWPALYSPYEGKNT, from the coding sequence ATGGATCAGGTGAAAGTCTGGTACCCTTATGTCGGTCCCTGCGACCCCTGCCCGCCGATTAAGGTGAAGACGTACGTTACCCCGCCGAACCTGTACATCCGCTACCAGCCGCCCGGTCTGCCGCAGTTCTCCCCGCAGGAGGCTTTGTGCCGCGGAACGCTGTGGCCCGCACTCTACAGTCCCTATGAAGGCAAGAACACCTGA
- a CDS encoding C40 family peptidase, which yields MKKATNKMILLTAAAAVFVTANPALVPAAQAAETATVYTTLYQGMTSDAVSQLQRDLKTLGYFVYPTITNYYGTVTAGAVRAFQTAYSLPVTGTADPVTRERIAFALVRKAIVADSYQYLRVPYKWGGATPEGFDCSGFVYFMFTKHGVPLTRTTSAAMFTMGTAVDKAKLVPGDLVFFSLGTPGVASHMGIYVGNGQFISALSSVGIYVQNMNNTYWGPKYLGARRF from the coding sequence ATGAAGAAAGCGACGAACAAGATGATCCTGCTGACAGCCGCTGCCGCTGTCTTCGTTACCGCCAATCCTGCCCTCGTTCCTGCGGCACAGGCAGCCGAGACGGCTACGGTCTACACGACACTCTATCAGGGAATGACCTCTGACGCCGTTTCCCAGCTTCAGCGGGACCTCAAAACCCTGGGTTACTTTGTGTACCCGACGATCACGAACTATTACGGTACCGTGACTGCAGGTGCAGTCCGTGCCTTCCAGACAGCTTACAGCCTCCCTGTTACAGGGACAGCGGACCCGGTTACACGCGAGCGCATTGCTTTCGCGCTTGTCCGCAAGGCCATCGTAGCGGATTCCTACCAGTACCTCCGCGTGCCTTACAAGTGGGGCGGCGCGACACCGGAGGGCTTTGACTGCTCCGGCTTCGTCTACTTCATGTTTACGAAGCACGGCGTTCCGCTGACACGTACGACGTCGGCAGCTATGTTCACGATGGGCACTGCGGTGGACAAAGCGAAGCTTGTGCCGGGCGACCTCGTCTTCTTCTCCCTGGGCACGCCGGGCGTGGCCTCCCACATGGGCATCTATGTAGGCAACGGCCAGTTCATCTCCGCCCTCAGCTCCGTAGGGATTTATGTTCAGAACATGAACAATACCTACTGGGGTCCGAAGTACCTCGGCGCCCGCCGGTTCTAG
- a CDS encoding YjcZ family sporulation protein encodes MSCVKGFYTSTATILVLYILLVIVLGAGWII; translated from the coding sequence ATGAGCTGCGTGAAAGGCTTCTATACCAGCACGGCGACAATCCTTGTTCTTTACATTCTGCTGGTTATCGTTCTCGGGGCAGGATGGATCATCTAA
- a CDS encoding spore coat protein CotJB, with protein sequence MERKALPEQFYTQLQELQAIDFVLVELTLYLDTHPGDAQAIAQYNQFAQYRMGLAHQFQQEFGPLTSYGHSFSKQPWEWVEVPWPWQV encoded by the coding sequence ATGGAACGCAAAGCGCTGCCGGAGCAGTTCTACACCCAGCTCCAGGAGCTGCAGGCCATTGATTTTGTGCTCGTCGAGCTGACGCTCTACCTGGACACCCATCCTGGGGATGCACAGGCCATCGCCCAGTACAACCAGTTCGCTCAATACCGCATGGGCCTGGCGCATCAGTTCCAGCAGGAGTTTGGCCCCTTGACCTCCTACGGGCACAGCTTCTCCAAGCAGCCCTGGGAGTGGGTGGAAGTCCCTTGGCCGTGGCAGGTCTGA